From one Chlamydiifrater phoenicopteri genomic stretch:
- the mnmA gene encoding tRNA 2-thiouridine(34) synthase MnmA, with amino-acid sequence MPQTVVVAMSGGVDSSVAAYLLKTRTSYRVVGLFMKNWDEEDSEAGCNAASDYRDVADVCDALNIPHYTVSFSTEYKDRVFSQFLEGYSRGITPNPDVLCNREIKFDLLLKKALDLSADFLATGHYCQLVKKGSEMLLARGKDKKKDQSYFLSGTPVKALQKVLFPVGGLEKSEVRSIAERAGLSTASKKDSTGICFIGKRDFRSFLGGYIQDNPGKVVDVDSGKIIGTHRGLHYYTFGQRRGLDIGGRESPLYVVGKDVEGNILYVTEGENSPFLYRKELIARNPNWILQPNKEFFSCTAKVRYRSEDEGCSVCLEEDNTLRIVFEAPVKAVTPGQTIAFYEGDICLGGATIDIPMTPQKTL; translated from the coding sequence ATGCCACAAACTGTTGTTGTTGCAATGTCTGGAGGGGTCGATTCTTCTGTGGCTGCCTACCTTCTTAAAACCCGTACTTCATACCGAGTGGTCGGCTTATTTATGAAAAATTGGGATGAAGAAGATTCTGAAGCAGGCTGCAATGCTGCTAGCGACTATCGGGATGTTGCAGATGTGTGTGACGCTTTAAACATACCTCACTATACAGTTTCTTTTTCAACGGAGTACAAGGATAGGGTTTTTTCTCAATTTCTGGAAGGTTATTCTCGAGGTATTACTCCAAATCCGGATGTTCTTTGTAATCGCGAGATTAAGTTCGACTTGCTATTAAAGAAAGCTTTAGACCTTTCAGCAGATTTTTTAGCTACAGGGCACTATTGCCAGTTAGTGAAAAAGGGCTCGGAAATGTTGTTAGCTCGCGGAAAAGATAAAAAAAAAGATCAAAGTTATTTTCTATCCGGCACTCCGGTAAAGGCTTTACAGAAAGTGTTATTTCCTGTGGGAGGGTTAGAGAAATCAGAGGTACGCTCGATAGCAGAACGCGCAGGATTGTCTACAGCCTCAAAAAAGGACAGCACGGGAATATGTTTTATTGGCAAAAGAGATTTTCGCTCCTTCCTAGGGGGATATATTCAAGATAATCCAGGTAAAGTCGTAGATGTTGATTCCGGCAAAATTATCGGGACACACAGGGGATTGCATTACTATACCTTTGGGCAGAGAAGAGGGTTAGATATTGGAGGAAGAGAAAGCCCCCTGTACGTTGTAGGTAAGGATGTAGAAGGAAATATCCTTTATGTAACAGAGGGTGAGAATAGCCCTTTTTTGTATCGAAAGGAGCTCATCGCTAGAAATCCCAACTGGATCCTCCAACCCAACAAAGAATTTTTTTCCTGCACAGCCAAGGTGCGTTACCGTAGCGAAGACGAAGGGTGCTCCGTATGTTTAGAAGAAGACAACACTTTGCGGATAGTTTTTGAAGCTCCAGTAAAGGCTGTTACACCAGGACAAACTATCGCCTTCTATGAAGGCGATATTTGCCTAGGAGGAGCTACTATAGATATCCCTATGACCCCACAGAAGACTCTATAG
- a CDS encoding PTS sugar transporter subunit IIA, producing the protein MDLSVSEIADLLDVSEQTVQDWVKEGKIPGYSIKDECRFGREELENWLLYNSDIVEKAVGAESPKEGIVRDLSLKYSLYKAIHKGGVFNNIAAESKESVLQQVSNQVAQRFSFDGQVLFELLCQRESIMSTGIGQGIAIPHTREFQVNPYYDVVVAVFLKEPIDYKALDNRPVDTLFFLFAGSDKTHLNLINKIVHLGMDLDVRKFLKSFPDKEQLLSFVKAWESQTR; encoded by the coding sequence ATGGATTTAAGTGTTTCTGAGATAGCAGATCTTTTGGATGTTTCGGAGCAAACGGTACAAGACTGGGTCAAAGAGGGGAAAATTCCAGGTTACAGTATTAAAGATGAATGCCGATTTGGGCGAGAGGAGCTGGAAAATTGGCTGCTCTACAACAGTGACATAGTAGAAAAAGCTGTGGGGGCGGAGTCTCCAAAAGAAGGGATAGTTAGAGATCTATCGTTAAAATACTCTTTATACAAAGCTATTCACAAGGGTGGAGTGTTTAACAATATTGCTGCCGAAAGTAAAGAAAGTGTTCTCCAGCAAGTATCCAACCAAGTGGCACAAAGGTTTTCTTTTGACGGTCAGGTCCTATTCGAGCTTCTTTGTCAAAGGGAGAGTATCATGTCTACAGGGATAGGACAGGGTATTGCGATTCCACATACCAGAGAATTTCAGGTGAATCCGTATTATGATGTTGTTGTTGCCGTTTTCTTAAAAGAACCTATCGATTACAAAGCTTTGGATAATCGTCCTGTGGACACTCTGTTCTTTTTATTTGCTGGAAGCGACAAAACACATCTGAATCTTATTAATAAGATCGTTCACTTGGGTATGGATTTGGATGTTAGGAAGTTTCTCAAGTCATTCCCTGATAAGGAGCAGTTGCTTTCTTTCGTTAAAGCTTGGGAGTCTCAAACTCGCTAG
- a CDS encoding PTS sugar transporter subunit IIA: MTGCVVEEVGFSLESLFSPQLVMFSDKLSRDEVLRDLTQLVDDAGLLKDKDAFFQAIIDRENIMSTGIGMGVAIPHGKTADCSGFFVAVAVHSQGVLWDAIDGAPVRLIFLVGGPDNAQKQYLRLLSGLTLTLKDDWRRQQLLQVRTAEEIVKLVSGV; this comes from the coding sequence ATGACTGGATGTGTTGTGGAGGAGGTGGGTTTTTCTCTTGAGTCCCTGTTCTCTCCTCAGTTGGTGATGTTTTCAGATAAGTTATCCAGAGATGAGGTTTTGAGAGATCTTACTCAACTCGTAGATGACGCGGGTCTTCTGAAGGATAAAGACGCTTTTTTTCAAGCTATCATTGATAGAGAAAATATCATGTCTACAGGCATCGGTATGGGCGTTGCTATCCCTCACGGTAAAACTGCAGACTGCTCGGGTTTTTTTGTTGCTGTAGCTGTCCATTCTCAAGGCGTTCTCTGGGATGCTATTGATGGGGCTCCAGTGCGGTTGATCTTCCTTGTTGGAGGGCCGGATAATGCTCAGAAGCAATATCTTAGGCTTCTTTCCGGGCTTACGCTTACTCTTAAAGATGACTGGAGAAGGCAGCAGCTGTTGCAAGTTAGAACGGCGGAAGAAATTGTTAAACTGGTTAGCGGGGTTTGA
- the dut gene encoding dUTP diphosphatase: MKVLCENVGEKEVELPEYASPGASGVDFRAAIFSPIELLPGRRVLVPTGLRFELPPGVELQIRPRSGLALKHGITVLNSPGTVDSDYRGEVQILLINLGEEKFVIEPEMRIAQGVFVVVSRAELCRAEGALQATERNDGGFGHTGVH; the protein is encoded by the coding sequence ATAAAAGTTCTGTGCGAGAATGTCGGTGAAAAAGAGGTGGAGCTTCCAGAATATGCCTCTCCTGGCGCCTCCGGCGTCGATTTTCGAGCAGCTATCTTTAGTCCTATAGAACTCTTGCCTGGTAGGAGAGTGTTGGTGCCCACAGGGCTTCGTTTTGAATTGCCTCCAGGGGTTGAGTTGCAAATTCGACCTAGGAGCGGGCTGGCTTTGAAGCATGGTATAACAGTTCTCAATTCTCCTGGGACCGTAGATTCGGATTATAGAGGGGAAGTTCAAATTCTCCTCATCAATTTGGGTGAAGAAAAATTCGTCATAGAACCTGAAATGCGTATAGCTCAGGGAGTGTTTGTTGTCGTTAGCCGAGCTGAGCTTTGTAGAGCTGAGGGTGCTTTGCAAGCTACCGAAAGAAATGATGGGGGGTTCGGACATACTGGAGTTCATTAG
- the accD gene encoding acetyl-CoA carboxylase, carboxyltransferase subunit beta has product MRLFSSDKPKIKVQKTKADGFSGWLKCTHCHEMIHANELGQNYNCCPKCSYHYRVSALERVNLLADSGTWRPLYSDLKSLDPLNFSDTETYQNRLGKARKDNEESEGVLTGICKIAGFPVALGVMDFNFMAGSMGAVVGEKLTRLIEEAVKENLPVIIVSASGGARMQESVFSLMQMAKTSAALAKLHEAGLLFISVLTNPTSGGVTASFASLGDIIIAEPKALICFAGPRVVSQVIGEDLPEGAQRSEFLLEHGMIDKIVERREMKACLQGLLDYFSSAEYLGGRANKKSDLSEKIKEFFLLTDEKE; this is encoded by the coding sequence GTGCGCTTATTTTCTTCTGATAAACCAAAAATTAAGGTGCAGAAAACAAAAGCCGACGGATTTAGCGGGTGGTTAAAATGCACCCATTGTCATGAAATGATTCATGCTAACGAACTTGGCCAGAATTACAATTGCTGTCCCAAGTGTTCATATCATTATCGTGTTTCTGCCTTAGAGAGAGTAAATCTGTTGGCTGATAGCGGGACATGGCGCCCCCTGTATTCAGATCTTAAATCTTTGGATCCCTTAAACTTTTCTGATACAGAAACTTATCAGAATCGATTGGGCAAGGCTAGAAAAGACAATGAAGAAAGCGAGGGAGTCCTCACAGGAATATGTAAAATAGCCGGGTTTCCTGTAGCTTTAGGCGTAATGGATTTTAACTTTATGGCTGGTTCCATGGGGGCTGTAGTCGGAGAAAAGTTAACCAGGTTGATAGAGGAGGCTGTAAAAGAAAACTTGCCGGTGATCATCGTAAGCGCCTCAGGCGGTGCTAGGATGCAGGAGTCGGTATTTTCTTTGATGCAAATGGCCAAAACTTCGGCGGCTTTGGCAAAGCTTCATGAAGCTGGGTTGCTCTTTATTTCTGTTTTGACAAACCCTACTTCTGGCGGGGTTACAGCTTCGTTTGCTTCTCTTGGAGATATCATCATTGCCGAACCCAAAGCTTTAATTTGTTTCGCAGGCCCCAGGGTTGTATCGCAAGTGATAGGAGAAGATTTACCAGAGGGAGCTCAAAGATCAGAATTCTTACTAGAACATGGGATGATAGATAAAATAGTTGAGAGAAGAGAGATGAAGGCCTGTTTACAGGGGCTTTTGGATTATTTTTCCAGCGCAGAGTATCTTGGCGGTAGAGCGAATAAGAAAAGCGATCTTTCGGAAAAAATTAAAGAGTTTTTTTTATTGACAGATGAGAAAGAATAA
- a CDS encoding superoxide dismutase, protein MDLMKFRLPELPYEYEDLEPVISAEIMQLHHLKHHQGYVNNLNEALKKMNVAFGSQEVTSLISLSPALRFNGGGHINHSLFWEMLSPEKAHGGKAPQKALLKAVEARWGSFDDFLKTFVEFAAPIQGSGWAWLALCPKTKNLSLQQTVNQDPLEGTTGLIPLLGVDVWEHAYYLQYKNVRMDYLKAITRVFNWKYVESRYTNFLDQSN, encoded by the coding sequence ATGGATTTAATGAAGTTTCGGTTGCCAGAGTTGCCTTATGAATATGAGGATTTAGAGCCTGTAATTAGCGCAGAAATCATGCAGTTGCATCATCTTAAGCATCATCAGGGATATGTTAACAACTTGAATGAAGCTTTGAAGAAAATGAACGTAGCTTTTGGTAGTCAAGAGGTTACTTCGTTAATTTCTTTGTCGCCGGCTTTGAGGTTCAATGGAGGGGGACACATTAATCATTCTCTTTTCTGGGAAATGCTTTCTCCTGAAAAAGCTCATGGAGGGAAGGCGCCGCAAAAGGCTTTGTTGAAGGCTGTGGAGGCTCGTTGGGGAAGTTTTGATGACTTTTTAAAAACTTTTGTTGAATTTGCGGCTCCTATCCAAGGGTCTGGATGGGCGTGGCTAGCGCTCTGCCCTAAAACAAAAAATTTAAGTTTACAACAGACGGTCAACCAAGACCCCCTAGAGGGGACAACGGGATTGATTCCTCTTTTAGGAGTAGATGTCTGGGAGCACGCCTATTATTTGCAATACAAAAATGTACGGATGGATTATCTGAAAGCCATAACTAGGGTGTTTAACTGGAAGTATGTGGAATCCAGGTATACAAACTTTTTGGATCAATCAAATTAA
- a CDS encoding phospho-sugar mutase: protein MLPHDLSSVLGSLSVSTQKNVIDWLEGEFPKEVKDQIITLLKTNPKLLEDSFGKQLVFGTGGLRSIVGIGSNRMNLFNVRKATQGLCNYLKKQPHASTPLVLIGFDSRNNSKEFAEEVARVLLANEVKVALFRNPRPVALISFGVRSKGCAAGVMITASHNPPEYNGYKVYMKTGGQVVAPVDTEIMDEVNRLTGKGDIIVSSLTGDELYESIELIDTELDDAYLETVRSLQLHPEDNSSSGHVLRIIYSNLHGSGVPIVPKILDSWGFSCHLVEKQKVLDGNFPTVKTPNPEEPSALSMGLEEMRLNSADLFFATDPDADRLGVACMWRGEPFIFNGNAIACLLAEHILRGQSQPLNSSYKLVKSLVTTEMLAEIAKHYNVDIVNVRTGFKYIGEKIELWSATENHYLFGAEESYGYLYGSHVRDKDAPVAGATFSELTLQEKLRDRTPVDLLLSLYERYGYFINKTLSVDFSGQQGQKKMLETLKSLRSQGASRTSLGGKIVRSFEDFLLEEGKNVLSGERYPLKIGKADILRYQLLDGSWVVFRPSGTEPKMKVYFEIIVRYSSKASSIDEMLSRKLAAKKELEAFVDLVKEELNLF from the coding sequence ATGCTGCCCCACGATCTTTCAAGTGTTTTAGGGTCTCTTAGTGTTTCAACGCAAAAGAATGTTATTGATTGGCTGGAAGGAGAGTTCCCTAAAGAGGTTAAGGATCAGATAATAACTCTGTTGAAAACTAATCCTAAGCTGCTGGAGGATTCCTTTGGAAAACAGCTCGTTTTTGGTACAGGAGGTCTTCGTAGTATTGTAGGTATAGGTTCTAACAGGATGAATCTTTTCAATGTTCGCAAAGCTACGCAGGGGTTATGTAATTATTTAAAAAAGCAACCTCATGCCTCCACGCCTTTAGTACTAATAGGTTTTGATTCTCGAAATAATTCAAAAGAGTTTGCTGAAGAAGTTGCCAGAGTCTTGTTAGCAAATGAAGTTAAGGTTGCGCTTTTTCGTAATCCGCGTCCTGTGGCTTTAATTTCTTTTGGCGTCCGTAGTAAGGGGTGTGCTGCTGGGGTTATGATTACGGCTTCCCATAATCCCCCAGAGTACAACGGGTATAAGGTTTACATGAAAACAGGGGGGCAAGTGGTAGCCCCTGTAGATACAGAAATTATGGATGAAGTCAATCGTTTGACGGGGAAAGGGGATATCATAGTTTCTTCATTAACTGGTGACGAACTTTATGAAAGTATAGAGCTTATCGATACAGAATTAGATGATGCTTATTTAGAGACTGTACGTTCGTTGCAGCTGCATCCTGAAGATAACAGCTCTTCTGGGCATGTGTTGCGCATAATATACTCTAATCTTCACGGTTCTGGAGTTCCTATTGTTCCTAAGATCCTCGACAGTTGGGGGTTCTCTTGCCACTTGGTAGAAAAACAAAAAGTACTGGATGGAAATTTTCCTACGGTGAAAACTCCTAATCCTGAGGAACCTTCTGCTTTGTCTATGGGGTTGGAGGAGATGCGTCTTAACTCTGCAGACTTGTTTTTTGCTACAGATCCTGATGCAGACCGCTTAGGAGTGGCTTGTATGTGGCGGGGAGAACCTTTTATTTTTAACGGAAACGCCATAGCATGCTTGTTGGCAGAACATATTTTGAGAGGGCAATCACAACCTTTAAACTCTTCGTATAAACTTGTTAAAAGTTTGGTGACAACAGAAATGCTTGCAGAAATAGCCAAACATTACAATGTTGACATTGTCAACGTCCGTACAGGATTCAAGTATATTGGAGAAAAGATAGAGCTATGGTCTGCTACGGAGAATCATTACCTGTTTGGCGCGGAAGAATCTTATGGGTACCTTTATGGGAGCCATGTGCGAGACAAGGATGCCCCTGTCGCTGGAGCAACTTTCTCTGAATTAACCTTACAAGAAAAGCTACGAGATAGAACTCCTGTAGACCTTCTGCTCTCTCTTTATGAAAGATACGGGTACTTTATCAATAAGACACTGTCCGTAGATTTTTCTGGTCAACAAGGACAGAAAAAAATGTTGGAGACATTAAAATCTCTCCGTTCTCAAGGGGCTTCGCGTACCTCCCTAGGGGGTAAAATAGTGAGATCTTTTGAAGATTTCTTGCTGGAGGAAGGAAAGAACGTTCTATCAGGTGAAAGATACCCTCTCAAAATTGGTAAGGCTGATATTCTTCGGTATCAGCTTCTGGATGGCTCTTGGGTGGTGTTTAGGCCTTCTGGAACAGAGCCAAAAATGAAGGTTTATTTCGAAATCATTGTCCGGTACTCATCTAAAGCTTCGAGTATAGACGAGATGTTATCCAGGAAATTAGCTGCAAAAAAGGAATTAGAAGCTTTTGTCGACTTAGTTAAAGAGGAGTTAAATCTCTTCTAA
- a CDS encoding DUF5070 domain-containing protein has translation MRVAVHLEQKRFFRQSGYILFEDLFSSEEGQTLLKAIRRHLRDRNNDSRFSRDIYRLLPEVVSLIQKRKMGQIAVELSGRPALALVGDLFLENFLQDAPISSKEESKNNSSPLGLEEKIRKNIGSDAVDCYLVIYLNSEKNSCRGIYFSKSLPEEHLWLFPGEAVLCLSFSDRGGNAKDPLFR, from the coding sequence ATGCGGGTTGCTGTTCATCTCGAGCAAAAGAGGTTTTTTCGTCAGTCTGGCTACATATTGTTTGAAGATCTATTTTCTAGCGAGGAGGGGCAGACTCTGCTTAAAGCTATCCGTAGACACTTAAGGGATAGGAATAATGACTCCCGATTTTCTAGGGATATTTATCGCTTGCTGCCAGAGGTCGTATCATTAATCCAAAAGAGAAAGATGGGACAGATCGCTGTCGAGTTGTCGGGAAGACCAGCGTTGGCTCTTGTAGGCGACTTGTTCCTAGAAAACTTTTTACAAGACGCTCCGATTTCCTCAAAAGAGGAGTCGAAGAATAACTCTTCCCCTCTCGGCCTAGAAGAGAAAATACGCAAGAATATAGGAAGCGATGCTGTAGATTGTTACCTAGTGATTTACTTGAATTCTGAGAAAAATAGTTGTCGGGGAATCTACTTCAGTAAATCCTTGCCGGAAGAGCATCTTTGGTTGTTTCCCGGTGAAGCAGTTCTTTGTTTGTCTTTCTCTGATCGAGGGGGGAACGCAAAGGACCCACTATTTAGGTAA
- the rnc gene encoding ribonuclease III, with amino-acid sequence MTFNLEEIEKRLGFSFTKPDLLRTAFTHPSYKNETRGEISDNERLEFLGDSILNLIVTEHLFLLLPNMNEGSLSTIRSEMVNAQSCYRYTEMLGIGEFLLIGKGEKKHPERGKPSAYANLFEATLGAIYLDSGLSPARRITVPLLPPLQEILTLAKGNPKNSLQQIAQKNFSSLPVYQIQPINKNGIPSYEATVYIQDSLMGTGYGSSKKEAEKQAAKNALERLENEN; translated from the coding sequence ATGACTTTCAATCTTGAAGAGATAGAAAAACGACTGGGTTTCTCTTTTACGAAACCAGATTTACTAAGAACAGCTTTCACTCACCCCTCATACAAAAATGAAACACGAGGAGAAATTTCTGATAACGAACGATTAGAATTCCTTGGCGACTCCATTTTGAATCTCATTGTCACAGAGCACCTTTTTCTGCTTCTTCCCAATATGAATGAGGGCTCCTTATCCACCATAAGATCCGAAATGGTCAACGCACAATCTTGCTATCGCTATACAGAAATGTTGGGCATAGGAGAATTCCTTCTTATAGGCAAAGGCGAAAAAAAGCATCCTGAACGAGGGAAGCCTTCAGCTTATGCCAATTTATTTGAAGCCACTCTAGGAGCCATATATCTAGATAGCGGTCTGTCTCCAGCGAGAAGAATTACCGTCCCCCTACTTCCCCCTCTGCAAGAAATCTTAACCTTAGCTAAAGGAAACCCCAAAAACTCCTTGCAGCAAATTGCGCAGAAAAATTTTTCCTCCCTACCTGTTTACCAAATTCAGCCCATAAATAAAAATGGGATTCCTAGCTATGAAGCCACAGTCTACATACAAGACTCTCTTATGGGAACAGGATACGGTAGCTCAAAAAAAGAAGCAGAAAAACAAGCGGCAAAAAATGCTTTGGAGCGTCTAGAAAATGAAAATTAA
- the radA gene encoding DNA repair protein RadA → MKIKTRWQCTNCGEEELKWSGQCSQCQEWNTLVEKTMTASPINPLPPFQTHAAPPIALDSIIHDNTTRILTDVKSFDRMMGQGVVKGSLTLIGGDPGIGKSTLLLQLSHQMAKKSLKILYVCGEESVLQTSLRAKRLGVASSNIFLLCETNLEAIQQRVQELSPHILVIDSIQILYSSEVTSPPGSVAQVREVSARLMYFSKQKELTTFIIGHVTKSGEIAGPRVLEHLMDTVLYFEGDSDRQYRMIRSVKNRFGPSNELSVFSMTDQGLKEIVNPSGMFLKERDNSCSGSSVAPIIEGSRTFLVEIQALATKSPYPNPMRKTTGFDSNRFSLLLAVLEKRANIRLYNTDIFISVIGGLRLTEPAADLAAAVAILSSFSSKIIPSNMAFLGELGLNGEIRSVAHIEKRLKECLLMGFSQVVIPHRQLHSLPEKITKELQVIGIKTIRDAIKLLD, encoded by the coding sequence ATGAAAATTAAAACTCGGTGGCAATGCACAAACTGTGGAGAAGAAGAACTCAAGTGGAGTGGGCAATGCTCCCAGTGTCAGGAATGGAATACTCTTGTGGAAAAGACTATGACAGCCTCTCCAATAAACCCACTACCACCCTTTCAAACGCATGCCGCCCCGCCTATCGCTCTTGACTCCATCATCCACGATAACACAACTAGAATTCTGACCGACGTCAAAAGCTTTGACAGAATGATGGGACAAGGAGTCGTCAAAGGAAGTCTTACGCTCATAGGCGGAGATCCGGGAATAGGAAAATCTACCCTTCTGTTACAACTCTCTCACCAGATGGCAAAAAAATCTCTAAAAATCCTTTACGTTTGTGGAGAAGAATCCGTCCTTCAAACCTCATTGAGAGCAAAAAGATTAGGGGTAGCTTCTTCCAATATTTTCCTTCTATGCGAGACAAATCTGGAGGCTATCCAACAACGAGTCCAGGAGCTATCTCCTCATATCCTAGTCATAGACTCTATACAAATTCTATACTCCTCTGAAGTTACTTCCCCACCAGGATCCGTAGCTCAAGTAAGAGAAGTTTCTGCTAGGTTAATGTATTTCTCCAAACAAAAAGAGCTGACCACATTCATTATTGGCCACGTAACAAAATCAGGGGAAATAGCAGGTCCTAGAGTGCTCGAACATCTTATGGATACTGTATTATATTTTGAAGGCGATAGCGACCGCCAGTATCGAATGATACGTTCTGTAAAAAATCGATTTGGACCCTCCAATGAATTGAGCGTCTTTTCCATGACAGATCAAGGACTCAAGGAGATCGTCAACCCATCGGGAATGTTTTTAAAAGAAAGAGACAACTCTTGCTCTGGATCTTCTGTAGCACCTATAATAGAAGGCTCTAGAACCTTCTTAGTAGAAATCCAGGCGTTAGCAACAAAAAGCCCCTATCCTAACCCTATGAGAAAGACTACCGGATTTGATTCTAACAGATTTTCTCTACTTCTAGCTGTTCTTGAAAAACGAGCTAATATTCGTCTGTACAACACGGACATTTTTATCTCTGTAATAGGAGGTCTACGCCTCACAGAGCCTGCCGCAGACCTAGCTGCAGCCGTTGCCATCTTATCCTCTTTTTCAAGCAAAATTATCCCTTCCAACATGGCTTTTTTAGGAGAGTTAGGTCTTAACGGCGAAATTCGAAGCGTTGCTCATATTGAAAAACGCTTAAAAGAATGTCTTCTCATGGGATTCTCTCAAGTTGTTATCCCTCACAGACAACTTCATTCTCTACCAGAAAAAATTACAAAAGAACTACAAGTTATAGGAATAAAAACAATTCGTGACGCCATCAAACTCCTCGATTGA
- the hemC gene encoding hydroxymethylbilane synthase, with translation MTPSNSSIEDPLHTFRLGKKVLSVAARQSSLSKVQALGFISKLKSWYPKLSYRLVTTLSYGDKNKHIPLSSVTDEDFFTREVDLLLLNNSCDIAIHSAKDMPPRPAKNIHIVAVTEGEDPRDILVCKNKTLSAKCIVGCSSERRIQAVQTLYPQAIFKDIRGNIEERLYQLRVGRFDAIVIAQAALQRLNLTPNNIITLPPPHHPLQGKLAITTSKYPQFWRKMLRPFHDNSLVVSEHLHIFDEKLLEETDEQEKHQPL, from the coding sequence GTGACGCCATCAAACTCCTCGATTGAAGACCCTCTCCACACCTTTCGCTTAGGTAAAAAAGTTCTATCCGTCGCTGCTCGACAATCTTCACTATCTAAAGTGCAGGCCCTGGGATTTATTTCGAAACTAAAATCTTGGTACCCTAAGCTTTCTTATCGCCTAGTAACCACCTTGTCCTATGGAGATAAAAACAAACATATACCGTTAAGTTCCGTTACGGATGAAGATTTTTTTACAAGAGAAGTGGATCTTCTTCTATTGAATAACTCTTGCGATATAGCCATTCACTCAGCCAAAGACATGCCTCCCCGGCCCGCTAAGAATATCCACATCGTCGCGGTCACGGAAGGAGAAGATCCTCGAGACATCCTCGTATGTAAAAACAAAACCCTTTCCGCAAAATGTATTGTTGGCTGCTCCTCTGAAAGGCGCATACAAGCCGTTCAAACTCTCTACCCTCAAGCAATCTTCAAAGACATTCGAGGAAATATAGAAGAACGACTCTACCAGCTGAGGGTAGGGAGATTCGATGCTATAGTTATTGCACAAGCGGCTTTACAAAGATTAAATTTAACTCCCAACAATATCATTACTCTTCCTCCGCCTCATCATCCACTTCAAGGCAAGTTAGCTATTACAACAAGTAAATACCCACAGTTTTGGAGGAAAATGCTCAGACCTTTTCATGACAACTCTTTAGTCGTCTCTGAACATTTGCATATATTTGACGAGAAGCTATTAGAGGAAACAGACGAGCAAGAAAAACACCAACCCTTGTAA
- a CDS encoding SDR family NAD(P)-dependent oxidoreductase, protein MVTCITGAGSGIGEALALFLSSKGHSLVLSFASEASKERFFDQHSSLKTSCCSHTGDLSKEEVQEELLKIVSEKDIDYIIFCAGKGFYGDACVIEEEKVSSMLEVNVFATTRLILKVLRVLRGKRRKAVLLIVSSSSGEIIAPGMAVYGASKAYQTALARSLDAEFKKVGIRVLVGCPGLVKTPFVSKACSSEFSSWKEPHISAEKAARILWGILKKEKSKKVFPVFTRVGVFLARLFPLIASRQIYANVQRRLKSCHEKV, encoded by the coding sequence ATGGTAACGTGCATTACTGGGGCTGGTTCTGGTATAGGGGAGGCGTTGGCCCTTTTTCTTTCAAGTAAGGGACACTCCTTGGTGCTTTCTTTCGCTTCGGAGGCGTCCAAGGAGCGTTTTTTTGATCAGCACTCTTCTTTGAAAACCTCTTGTTGTAGTCATACCGGAGATTTATCCAAGGAGGAGGTCCAAGAAGAGCTTTTAAAAATTGTTTCTGAGAAAGATATTGACTATATAATTTTTTGTGCGGGCAAAGGGTTTTATGGTGATGCTTGTGTTATAGAAGAAGAAAAAGTTTCTTCTATGTTAGAAGTCAATGTTTTTGCTACCACTCGATTGATTCTCAAAGTTTTGCGGGTTTTGAGGGGCAAGCGTCGCAAGGCGGTGCTTTTAATAGTTAGTTCTTCTTCTGGAGAAATTATTGCCCCAGGGATGGCTGTTTATGGGGCTTCTAAAGCGTATCAAACGGCTCTTGCAAGGTCTTTGGATGCAGAATTTAAGAAAGTAGGAATTAGAGTTCTGGTTGGATGTCCGGGATTAGTGAAAACGCCCTTTGTTTCGAAAGCTTGTTCTTCAGAGTTTAGTAGTTGGAAGGAGCCTCATATTTCGGCAGAGAAAGCTGCCAGAATTTTGTGGGGAATATTAAAAAAAGAAAAAAGTAAGAAAGTTTTTCCTGTCTTTACAAGGGTTGGTGTTTTTCTTGCTCGTCTGTTTCCTCTAATAGCTTCTCGTCAAATATATGCAAATGTTCAGAGACGACTAAAGAGTTGTCATGAAAAGGTCTGA